A single window of Candidatus Sysuiplasma jiujiangense DNA harbors:
- a CDS encoding peptidylprolyl isomerase → MTEDAQVKTESSGEVRDTIKQGDIVQLELDAWISETGKLFQTTSKENARKEGIYDDKTVYGPVYEIVGKNRLFPGLEKSIVSAGVGDEFEVSIRPEEAAGNRDPALVRLYSVREFERMNVEPKVGEDVRIGDRVGRITQVTVGRVRVDFNNPLAGHSLKYKCKIIKKVEDREEKLRAFLEMYYGTDTGFEITINGDSVSVVLPDSCRLDPRWMNVKLRFVAEAYESAGMKEVNFIEKYVKSTPETATEKKQEGEVEEKTAVESAPEAKSETQEQKSN, encoded by the coding sequence ATGACTGAAGACGCCCAGGTGAAAACTGAAAGCAGTGGTGAAGTCAGAGACACAATTAAACAGGGCGACATAGTTCAGCTGGAACTTGATGCCTGGATATCTGAAACGGGGAAGCTTTTCCAGACTACAAGCAAGGAGAATGCCCGGAAGGAGGGGATATACGACGACAAGACAGTATACGGCCCGGTCTATGAGATCGTTGGAAAGAACAGATTGTTCCCGGGTCTGGAAAAATCGATTGTCTCTGCTGGCGTCGGGGATGAGTTTGAAGTAAGCATCAGGCCGGAGGAAGCGGCGGGAAACAGGGATCCGGCGCTTGTGCGGCTTTATTCAGTAAGGGAGTTTGAAAGGATGAATGTGGAGCCGAAGGTCGGCGAGGATGTCCGGATAGGTGACAGGGTAGGAAGGATTACCCAGGTAACCGTTGGCAGGGTCAGGGTTGATTTCAATAATCCGCTCGCCGGCCATTCGCTGAAATACAAATGCAAAATTATCAAGAAGGTGGAGGACAGGGAGGAGAAGCTGAGGGCCTTCCTCGAAATGTATTACGGAACAGACACCGGCTTTGAAATAACAATAAACGGCGATTCGGTCTCGGTTGTCCTGCCTGACTCATGCAGGCTGGACCCCAGATGGATGAATGTGAAACTCAGGTTTGTGGCTGAAGCATATGAATCCGCCGGAATGAAGGAAGTGAATTTTATCGAAAAGTATGTAAAATCAACGCCTGAGACCGCCACGGAGAAAAAGCAGGAAGGGGAAGTGGAGGAAAAGACAGCGGTTGAAAGCGCGCCTGAAGCAAAAAGTGAGACCCAGGAACAGAAGAGCAATTAG